A single Streptomyces sp. 2114.4 DNA region contains:
- a CDS encoding FAD-dependent oxidoreductase, translating into MSRTPAHRSRVVVIGAGIVGCSLADELTARGWTEVTVLDQGPLPAPGGSTSHAPGLVFRTGPSKTMTEFAAYTVKKFSSLEVDGLPCFHPVGGLEIATTEARWADLHRKAGLAASWGVHGELLSPQQCKRLWPMLDETVLYGGFHTPDDGLARAVLACRAQITRAESRGARFLERHTVTGIEREDGRVTGVVTDRGTFPADHVVSAAGFWGPVIGAMAGVDVPLLPLAHQYATTEPLPELDGVGDPRSEASKPILRFQDRDLYFREHTDRIGIGSYAHRPMPVDPFTVPAFDKAPLMPSSLPFTEDDFAPSWQDSIQLLPALGASRVAEGFNGVFSFTPDGMPVLGESRELRGFWLAEAVWVTHSAGVAKAVAEWMTDGRPGIDIHECDLYRFEDAQRSPAYVADRGAQSFIEVYDVIHPLQPMEQPRPLRTSPFYPRQQELGAYFLEAGGWERPHWYEANAPLAEGLDLPERDAWSARYWSPIAAAEARATREKVALYDMTPLRRLEVTGPGALAFLQRMTSNNLAKKPGAVTYTLLLDETGGIRSDLTVARLAPDRFQVGANSAADLDWLLRHAPDGGPSRSSEAESGGVRVRDITSGTCCIGVWGPLARDLVQPLTRDDFSHEAFGYFRAKQTYLGHVPVTALRLSYVGELGWELYTTADLGLRLWDTLWEAGREHGVIAAGRSAFNSLRLEKGYRSWGHDMTTEHDPYEAGVGFAVRPAKGDFLGRDALQGRSEETVARKLTCLTLDDPEAIVLGKEPVHVDGSPAGYVTSAAYGYTLGRGIAYAWLPAAAAAPGTPVHIEYFGEKIPATVAREPLFDPQMARIRR; encoded by the coding sequence ATGTCCCGCACGCCCGCACACCGTTCCCGTGTGGTTGTCATCGGTGCCGGCATCGTCGGCTGCTCGCTCGCCGACGAGCTGACCGCCCGCGGCTGGACCGAGGTCACCGTCCTCGACCAGGGCCCGCTGCCGGCCCCCGGCGGCTCCACCTCGCACGCCCCCGGCCTGGTCTTCCGGACCGGCCCGTCCAAGACCATGACCGAGTTCGCCGCCTACACCGTCAAGAAGTTCAGCTCCCTGGAGGTGGACGGGCTGCCCTGCTTCCACCCCGTCGGCGGCCTGGAGATCGCCACCACCGAGGCCCGCTGGGCCGATCTGCACCGCAAGGCCGGACTCGCCGCCTCCTGGGGCGTACACGGTGAACTGCTCTCCCCGCAGCAGTGCAAGCGGCTGTGGCCGATGCTCGACGAGACCGTGCTGTACGGCGGTTTCCACACCCCCGACGACGGACTGGCCCGCGCGGTGCTCGCCTGCCGCGCCCAGATCACCCGGGCCGAGAGCCGCGGTGCCCGCTTCCTGGAGCGGCACACCGTCACCGGCATCGAGCGGGAGGACGGCCGCGTCACCGGTGTCGTCACCGACCGCGGTACCTTCCCCGCCGACCACGTCGTCTCGGCCGCCGGGTTCTGGGGCCCGGTGATCGGCGCGATGGCCGGGGTGGACGTACCGCTGCTGCCGCTGGCCCACCAGTACGCCACCACCGAGCCGCTGCCCGAGCTCGACGGGGTGGGCGATCCCCGTAGCGAGGCGAGCAAGCCCATCCTGCGCTTCCAGGACCGCGACCTCTACTTCCGCGAGCACACCGACCGGATCGGCATCGGCTCCTACGCCCACCGCCCGATGCCGGTCGACCCCTTCACCGTCCCCGCCTTCGACAAAGCTCCCCTGATGCCGTCCTCGCTGCCCTTCACCGAGGACGACTTCGCCCCGAGCTGGCAGGACAGCATCCAACTGCTGCCCGCCCTGGGCGCCTCGCGGGTGGCCGAGGGCTTCAACGGCGTCTTCTCCTTCACCCCCGACGGCATGCCGGTCCTCGGCGAATCCCGTGAACTGCGCGGATTCTGGCTCGCCGAGGCGGTCTGGGTCACCCACTCGGCGGGCGTCGCCAAGGCCGTCGCCGAGTGGATGACGGACGGTCGGCCGGGAATCGACATTCACGAGTGCGACCTGTACCGCTTCGAGGACGCCCAGCGCTCGCCCGCCTACGTCGCCGACCGCGGCGCCCAGAGCTTCATCGAGGTCTACGACGTCATCCACCCGCTGCAGCCCATGGAGCAGCCGCGGCCGCTGCGCACCAGCCCCTTCTACCCACGGCAGCAGGAGCTCGGCGCGTACTTCCTGGAGGCCGGCGGCTGGGAGCGCCCGCACTGGTACGAGGCCAACGCCCCGCTCGCCGAGGGGCTGGACCTCCCCGAACGCGACGCCTGGTCCGCCCGCTACTGGTCGCCGATCGCCGCCGCCGAGGCCAGGGCCACCCGCGAGAAGGTCGCCCTGTACGACATGACCCCGCTGCGCAGGCTGGAGGTCACCGGGCCCGGCGCCCTCGCCTTCCTCCAGCGCATGACCAGCAACAACCTGGCGAAGAAGCCGGGCGCGGTGACCTACACCCTGCTCCTGGACGAGACCGGCGGCATCCGCTCCGACCTCACCGTCGCCCGGCTGGCCCCCGACCGTTTCCAGGTCGGCGCCAACAGCGCAGCCGACCTCGACTGGCTGCTGCGGCACGCCCCGGACGGGGGCCCCTCCCGCTCGAGCGAAGCCGAGAGTGGGGGAGTACGGGTCCGTGACATCACCTCCGGCACCTGCTGCATCGGCGTCTGGGGCCCGCTCGCCCGCGACCTGGTCCAGCCGCTCACCCGCGATGACTTCTCCCACGAGGCCTTCGGCTACTTCAGGGCCAAGCAGACCTACCTCGGCCATGTCCCGGTCACCGCGCTGCGTCTCAGCTATGTCGGCGAGCTCGGCTGGGAGCTGTACACCACCGCCGACCTGGGACTGCGGCTGTGGGACACGCTCTGGGAGGCCGGCCGGGAGCACGGGGTGATCGCCGCCGGGCGCAGCGCCTTCAACAGCCTCCGGCTGGAGAAGGGTTACCGCTCCTGGGGCCATGACATGACCACCGAGCACGACCCGTACGAGGCCGGTGTCGGCTTCGCCGTCCGCCCCGCCAAGGGCGACTTCCTCGGCCGGGACGCACTTCAGGGCCGCAGCGAGGAGACCGTGGCGCGCAAGCTCACGTGCCTCACCCTCGACGACCCCGAGGCCATCGTCCTCGGCAAGGAACCCGTCCATGTCGATGGCTCCCCGGCCGGCTATGTCACCTCCGCCGCCTACGGCTACACCCTCGGCCGGGGCATCGCCTACGCCTGGCTGCCGGCCGCCGCGGCAGCCCCCGGCACGCCCGTCCACATCGAATACTTCGGCGAGAAGATCCCGGCGACCGTTGCCCGGGAACCGCTCTTCGACCCGCAGATGGCACGCATCCGCAGGTAG
- a CDS encoding S-(hydroxymethyl)mycothiol dehydrogenase translates to MPHEVHAVVAAKQGAPVELQTILVPDPGPGEVLVAVQACGVCHTDLHYRDGAINDGFPFLLGHEAAGVIEAVGPGVTALAPGDYVVLAWRAPCGTCRSCRRGRPWYCFDSANATQRMTLRDGTPLAPALGIGAFAEKTLVAAGQAVKVDPHARPEAAGLIGCGVMAGYGAAVHTGAVGSGDTVAVIGCGGVGNAAIAGASAAGARRVIAVDIDDRKLDGATRFGATHTVNSRGTDPIEAVRGLTGGHGADVVIDTVGRPETYRQGFFMRDLAGTLVLVGVPDQDMRIELPLIDLFSRGGALKSSWYGDCLPSRDFPVLIDRYLSGRLDLDGFVTETIALDEVESAFDKMRDGRVLRSVVVI, encoded by the coding sequence ATGCCACACGAAGTCCATGCCGTCGTCGCGGCGAAACAAGGCGCACCCGTCGAGCTGCAGACGATTCTGGTGCCGGACCCCGGTCCCGGAGAAGTGCTCGTCGCCGTACAGGCCTGCGGGGTCTGCCACACCGATCTGCACTACCGGGACGGTGCGATCAACGACGGGTTCCCCTTCCTGCTGGGCCATGAGGCGGCCGGTGTCATCGAGGCGGTCGGCCCCGGCGTGACCGCCCTCGCCCCCGGTGACTACGTGGTCCTCGCCTGGCGGGCGCCGTGTGGCACCTGCCGGTCCTGCCGCCGCGGACGGCCCTGGTACTGCTTCGACTCCGCCAACGCCACCCAGCGCATGACGCTGCGGGACGGCACCCCGCTGGCCCCCGCGCTCGGCATCGGGGCGTTCGCCGAGAAGACCCTGGTCGCCGCCGGACAGGCGGTCAAGGTCGACCCCCACGCCCGCCCCGAAGCCGCCGGTCTCATCGGCTGCGGGGTGATGGCCGGGTACGGCGCGGCCGTGCACACCGGCGCGGTGGGCAGCGGGGACACCGTCGCTGTCATCGGCTGCGGCGGGGTGGGCAACGCGGCGATCGCCGGGGCGTCGGCCGCCGGGGCGCGCCGGGTCATCGCGGTGGACATCGACGACCGGAAGCTGGACGGCGCGACCCGTTTCGGGGCCACCCATACCGTCAACTCCCGTGGCACGGACCCCATCGAGGCGGTGCGCGGCCTGACCGGCGGCCATGGCGCGGATGTGGTGATCGACACGGTCGGCCGCCCCGAGACCTACCGGCAGGGGTTCTTCATGCGCGACCTCGCCGGGACCCTGGTCCTGGTCGGTGTCCCCGACCAGGACATGCGGATCGAGCTGCCGCTGATCGATCTCTTCTCGCGCGGCGGCGCCCTGAAGTCCTCCTGGTACGGCGACTGCCTGCCCAGCCGCGACTTCCCCGTGCTCATCGACCGCTACCTCAGCGGACGGCTCGACCTCGACGGATTCGTCACCGAGACGATCGCCCTGGACGAGGTGGAGTCCGCGTTCGACAAGATGCGCGACGGCCGGGTACTGCGCTCCGTCGTGGTCATCTGA
- a CDS encoding bifunctional 3-phenylpropionate/cinnamic acid dioxygenase ferredoxin subunit → MIPVCPLADLPTGESVRIDTAPPIAVFHTDGQLYAIDDTCTHQDASLSDGWLEGCLVECPLHAASFDLRTGAATCLPARRAVRTHPVTVQDGMIYVHHAAEEGTAA, encoded by the coding sequence GTGATTCCTGTCTGCCCTCTCGCCGACCTGCCGACCGGCGAGTCCGTACGCATCGACACCGCACCGCCGATCGCCGTCTTCCACACCGACGGGCAGCTCTACGCCATCGACGACACCTGCACCCACCAGGACGCCTCGCTGTCCGACGGCTGGCTGGAAGGGTGCCTGGTCGAATGCCCGCTGCACGCCGCCTCGTTCGACCTGCGCACCGGAGCGGCGACCTGCCTGCCCGCCCGCCGGGCCGTGCGCACCCATCCCGTGACCGTCCAGGACGGCATGATCTACGTCCACCACGCCGCCGAGGAGGGCACCGCCGCATGA
- a CDS encoding NAD(P)/FAD-dependent oxidoreductase: MKSVAVIGASLAGLYTARALRSQGFDGRLVIVGDECHRPYDRPPLSKDFLTGATTGQGQLALADAEEIAELDAEWLLGTRATGLDTGGRTVLLDGGRSLTTDGVVLATGATPRLLPGPMPAGAHTLRTLDDAQALRADLSSAPVRVVVIGGGFIGAEVASSCAALGHDVTVVEAAPLPLVPQLGHAMAEICSALHADHGVTLLTRTGVARLHSGGTENRVTGVELSDGRLLPAEVVVTGIGVRPNTDWLADSPLPLDDGVLCDAGCVTPLPAVVAVGDVARVNGVRAEHWTSATEQAAVAAQNLLAGSTVATHHSLPYFWSDQYGVRLQFAGRRLPTDTPRILEGSPDDRSFLACYERDGRTTAVLALNRPRPFMRLRREMFSAVPP; this comes from the coding sequence ATGAAGTCGGTCGCTGTCATCGGGGCCTCGCTGGCGGGCCTGTACACCGCGCGGGCCCTGCGTTCCCAGGGGTTCGACGGCCGCCTGGTGATCGTCGGGGACGAGTGCCACCGCCCCTACGACAGGCCCCCGCTGTCCAAGGACTTCCTCACCGGCGCCACCACCGGCCAGGGCCAACTGGCCCTGGCCGACGCCGAGGAGATCGCCGAACTGGACGCCGAATGGCTGCTGGGCACCCGGGCCACCGGGCTCGACACCGGCGGGCGCACGGTGCTGCTCGACGGCGGCCGCTCCCTGACCACCGACGGGGTGGTCCTCGCCACCGGCGCCACCCCGCGCCTGCTGCCCGGCCCGATGCCCGCCGGAGCCCACACCCTGCGCACCCTCGACGACGCCCAGGCGCTCCGTGCGGATCTGTCCTCGGCGCCGGTCCGGGTCGTGGTGATCGGCGGCGGCTTCATCGGCGCCGAGGTCGCCTCCTCCTGCGCCGCCCTCGGCCATGACGTCACCGTGGTCGAGGCCGCCCCACTCCCCCTCGTCCCCCAACTCGGCCACGCCATGGCCGAGATCTGCTCCGCCCTGCACGCGGACCACGGTGTCACCCTGCTCACCCGCACCGGTGTCGCCCGGCTGCACAGCGGCGGCACCGAAAACCGCGTCACCGGGGTCGAGCTGAGCGACGGCCGGCTGCTCCCCGCCGAGGTGGTCGTCACCGGCATCGGGGTACGTCCCAACACCGACTGGCTCGCGGACTCCCCCCTGCCGCTCGACGACGGGGTGCTGTGCGACGCGGGCTGCGTCACCCCGCTGCCCGCCGTCGTGGCCGTCGGCGACGTCGCCCGGGTGAACGGCGTCCGCGCCGAGCATTGGACCAGCGCCACCGAGCAGGCCGCCGTCGCCGCACAGAACCTGCTGGCCGGCAGCACCGTCGCCACCCACCACAGCCTGCCGTACTTCTGGTCCGACCAGTACGGCGTACGCCTCCAGTTCGCCGGCCGCCGGCTGCCCACCGACACGCCGCGCATCCTCGAAGGCTCCCCCGACGACCGCAGCTTCCTCGCCTGTTACGAGCGCGACGGACGCACGACCGCGGTGCTCGCCCTCAACCGCCCGCGTCCGTTCATGCGCTTGCGCCGCGAAATGTTTTCGGCTGTCCCACCGTGA
- a CDS encoding bifunctional 5,10-methylenetetrahydrofolate dehydrogenase/5,10-methenyltetrahydrofolate cyclohydrolase — MTPTARLMDGSALARRIVEQAAERAADLTRQTGTPPCLATVLVGDDPASVTYVRMKRARCEKAGIRSRHVALPAATTTAELVDTITALSNDRDVHGILLQHPAGPHIDERAAFEAIAPEKDVDGVTCHSFAAMSFGLDGFASCTPGGILRLLDHYDVDLAGKHAVVVGRSAILGKPVGMLLLARNATVTYCHSRTTDLASITQDADVLVAAVGRPQFLRGEHLKPGAVVIDAGSNPGNVGDVDFDSARTRASLITPVPGGVGPMTIATLLTQTVDAAAVQMTAS; from the coding sequence ATGACCCCGACCGCCCGCCTCATGGACGGCAGCGCACTGGCCCGCCGTATCGTCGAACAGGCCGCGGAACGTGCGGCGGACCTCACCCGGCAGACCGGCACGCCCCCGTGTCTGGCCACCGTACTGGTGGGCGACGACCCCGCCTCGGTGACGTACGTCCGCATGAAGCGGGCCCGTTGCGAGAAGGCCGGGATCCGTTCCCGGCACGTCGCGCTCCCCGCCGCCACCACGACCGCCGAGCTGGTCGACACGATCACCGCACTGTCGAACGACCGCGATGTCCACGGCATCCTGCTCCAGCACCCGGCCGGGCCGCACATCGACGAGCGCGCCGCCTTCGAGGCCATCGCCCCCGAGAAGGACGTCGACGGCGTCACCTGCCACTCCTTCGCCGCGATGAGCTTCGGTCTGGACGGCTTCGCCTCCTGCACGCCCGGCGGCATCCTCCGCCTCCTGGATCACTACGACGTCGACCTGGCCGGCAAGCATGCCGTCGTGGTCGGGCGCAGTGCGATCCTCGGCAAGCCCGTCGGAATGCTGCTGCTCGCCCGCAACGCCACGGTCACCTATTGCCACTCCCGCACCACCGACCTCGCGTCGATCACCCAGGACGCCGACGTCCTGGTCGCCGCCGTGGGGCGGCCCCAATTCCTGCGCGGCGAACACCTCAAGCCCGGGGCCGTCGTGATCGACGCCGGCTCCAACCCCGGCAACGTCGGTGACGTGGACTTCGACTCGGCGCGTACCCGCGCCTCCCTGATCACCCCCGTCCCCGGCGGCGTCGGCCCGATGACCATCGCCACCCTGCTCACCCAGACCGTCGACGCGGCTGCCGTCCAGATGACGGCAAGTTGA
- a CDS encoding flotillin family protein has product MLFWHVPAPNEALLISGSKRRTGDAQFRIVTGHGCWVMPVKQKASVLALSLREAEISEDCVTQQGIRIGVRAVAVFKVGDDQTSIANAARRFLDEQATMEELVGRIFAGHLRSIVGGLTVEQIIRERDRVAQEVKDGSHSEMEKLGIVVDALQIQEIADTSGYITNLAAPHAAAVASAARIAQAKADQEATEREQQAAALKAEYERDTAIKRAGFLAETEQSNARAAQAGPLSQARASQEVIEEQTALAQRQASLAAQRLEAEVRRPADAEAYRLRTLAEAQRDQVRFEADARAYSERAVAQARADANTALAGSLRDGNQELIAANRTIENLPALAKAAAEGLSGSRLTVLNGTDGINEIASGIVGEGLAILDSLKNGTTAPGSAPPLADGAGRLPQKVTNLKRDGAGPGSGSGSGSGSGSGSGSSSGSGSGSG; this is encoded by the coding sequence ATGTTGTTCTGGCATGTTCCTGCGCCGAACGAGGCGCTGTTGATCTCCGGCTCGAAGCGCCGGACCGGGGACGCCCAATTCCGTATCGTCACGGGCCACGGCTGCTGGGTCATGCCCGTCAAGCAGAAGGCGAGCGTGCTGGCGCTGTCGCTGCGGGAGGCGGAGATCTCCGAGGACTGCGTCACCCAGCAGGGCATCCGGATCGGGGTCAGGGCGGTCGCCGTCTTCAAGGTCGGTGACGACCAGACGTCGATCGCCAACGCCGCGCGCCGCTTCCTGGACGAGCAGGCCACCATGGAAGAGCTGGTGGGCCGGATCTTCGCCGGTCACCTGCGCTCGATCGTCGGCGGGCTGACCGTCGAACAGATCATCCGGGAACGGGACCGGGTCGCTCAGGAGGTCAAGGACGGCAGCCATTCCGAGATGGAGAAGCTGGGCATCGTCGTCGACGCCCTGCAGATCCAGGAGATCGCCGACACCTCCGGCTACATCACCAATCTCGCCGCCCCGCACGCCGCGGCGGTCGCCAGCGCGGCCCGCATCGCGCAGGCAAAGGCCGACCAGGAAGCCACCGAGCGGGAGCAGCAGGCGGCGGCCCTGAAGGCGGAGTACGAGCGGGACACCGCGATCAAGCGGGCCGGCTTCCTCGCCGAGACCGAGCAGTCCAATGCCCGCGCCGCCCAGGCGGGCCCGCTGTCGCAGGCCAGGGCCTCGCAGGAGGTCATCGAGGAGCAGACCGCGCTGGCCCAGCGGCAGGCCTCGCTCGCCGCCCAGCGGCTGGAGGCCGAGGTGCGCCGCCCGGCGGACGCCGAGGCCTACCGGCTGCGCACCCTGGCGGAGGCGCAGCGTGACCAGGTCCGCTTCGAGGCGGATGCCCGCGCCTACAGCGAACGGGCGGTCGCCCAGGCCCGGGCCGACGCGAACACGGCCCTCGCGGGCTCGCTGCGGGACGGCAACCAGGAGCTGATCGCCGCCAATCGCACCATCGAGAACCTTCCCGCCCTCGCCAAGGCGGCGGCCGAGGGCCTGTCCGGTTCCCGGCTCACCGTCCTCAACGGCACCGACGGGATCAATGAGATCGCCTCCGGCATCGTCGGCGAGGGGCTGGCCATTCTCGACAGCCTGAAGAACGGGACCACCGCGCCCGGCTCGGCTCCCCCGCTCGCCGACGGTGCGGGGCGGCTGCCGCAGAAGGTGACGAATCTGAAGCGGGACGGTGCCGGGCCCGGTTCCGGTTCCGGCTCCGGCTCCGGCTCCGGCTCCGGCTCCGGCTCCAGTTCCGGCTCCGGCTCCGGCTCCGGCTGA
- a CDS encoding benzoate/H(+) symporter BenE family transporter — MSSRTPTPHPEAAPPDSSSQTGATGPEGTDAPTAAGPDRRPGFLRDVSLSAVLAGFVAVVVSYSGPLVIVLAAASAGHLDTAQTSSWVWAISIGSGLTCIGLSLRTKMPVITAWSTPGAALLVTSLGAYSYAEAIGAFLITGLVITLVGLTGVFGWLMRQVPTAVVSAMLAGILFSFGTGVFTSLKTAPLIAGSVLLAYLLAKRWLPRYAVLVALAAGVLASAASSRLDIHLDRIELAKPVLTTPDFSLASLIGIAVPMILATLASQNAPGMAVLTASGYRPKDRLLIGSTGLVSTLLAPFGSHAINLAAITAAICTGPESHRDPRRRYVAGVSCGAFYLLIGAFGSTLVVLFAGLPKELVAAVAGVALLGALAGGLTGAVKEEKDREAALITFLATASGVTLFGIGSAFWGLLFGVIAHLALTRWRGTSEKSAA; from the coding sequence TTGAGTTCCAGGACGCCCACCCCCCACCCCGAGGCCGCACCGCCGGACTCCTCCTCGCAGACCGGCGCCACGGGACCGGAAGGTACCGACGCACCCACGGCCGCCGGGCCGGACCGCCGCCCCGGCTTCTTGCGTGACGTCTCACTGTCCGCCGTACTGGCAGGCTTCGTCGCCGTCGTCGTGTCGTACTCGGGCCCGCTCGTCATCGTGCTCGCGGCGGCCTCCGCCGGGCATCTCGACACGGCCCAGACCAGCTCCTGGGTATGGGCCATCTCCATCGGCAGCGGCCTGACCTGCATCGGGCTGAGCCTGCGCACCAAGATGCCGGTGATCACCGCATGGTCGACACCGGGCGCGGCCCTGCTGGTCACCAGCCTGGGGGCCTACTCCTACGCGGAAGCCATCGGGGCCTTCCTGATCACCGGCCTGGTGATCACCCTGGTCGGCCTGACCGGCGTGTTCGGGTGGCTGATGCGGCAGGTGCCCACCGCCGTCGTCTCCGCCATGCTCGCCGGCATCCTGTTCTCGTTCGGCACCGGCGTCTTCACCTCCCTCAAGACCGCACCCCTCATAGCCGGTTCCGTCCTGCTCGCCTATCTCCTGGCGAAGCGGTGGCTGCCCCGGTACGCCGTACTCGTCGCCCTGGCGGCGGGCGTCCTCGCCAGTGCGGCAAGCTCCCGGCTGGACATCCACCTGGACCGGATCGAGCTGGCCAAGCCGGTCCTGACGACCCCGGACTTCTCGCTCGCCTCCCTCATCGGCATCGCGGTGCCCATGATCCTGGCGACGCTCGCCTCGCAGAACGCACCGGGCATGGCGGTACTCACCGCGTCCGGCTACCGGCCCAAGGACCGCCTCCTGATCGGTTCGACGGGCCTGGTCTCCACACTGCTGGCCCCCTTCGGCTCGCACGCCATCAACCTCGCGGCGATCACGGCCGCGATCTGCACCGGCCCGGAGTCCCACCGCGACCCCCGGCGCCGCTACGTGGCCGGAGTCTCCTGCGGAGCGTTCTACCTCCTCATCGGGGCGTTCGGCTCGACGCTGGTGGTGCTCTTCGCGGGACTGCCCAAGGAACTGGTCGCGGCGGTCGCCGGAGTCGCGCTGCTCGGCGCCCTGGCCGGCGGCCTGACCGGCGCGGTGAAGGAGGAGAAGGACCGCGAGGCGGCCCTGATCACCTTCCTCGCCACCGCCTCCGGCGTCACCCTCTTCGGCATCGGCTCCGCCTTCTGGGGACTGCTCTTCGGGGTCATCGCCCATCTCGCCCTGACCCGGTGGCGCGGTACGTCCGAGAAGTCCGCGGCCTGA
- a CDS encoding TetR/AcrR family transcriptional regulator: MAKSPQHGAESAYRRSAEGTRLRLLDAASELFAERGYERATVRDIASRAGANQALLFRYFGSKRALFGEVMARGGHEQLRTTPAERLFEVALRGMLAGGGKEGTDRSLEVCLRSIGGSDEIAEALRGLGEEYAAVLATLSDSDTGTLRGDLALSWLLGIGLMRVVVGKEPLASADPDTVCRLVVGALGGLLESLPRTDGAVAGESGRIPE; encoded by the coding sequence ATGGCCAAGTCCCCGCAGCACGGCGCGGAGAGCGCATACCGCCGTAGCGCAGAGGGCACCCGGCTGCGGTTGCTCGATGCCGCGTCGGAGCTGTTCGCCGAGCGCGGCTACGAACGGGCGACAGTGCGCGACATCGCGTCCCGCGCCGGGGCCAATCAGGCCCTGCTGTTCCGTTACTTCGGCTCGAAGCGGGCCCTGTTCGGGGAAGTCATGGCACGTGGCGGCCATGAGCAGCTGCGCACCACCCCCGCCGAGCGGCTGTTCGAGGTCGCCCTGCGCGGCATGCTGGCCGGCGGCGGAAAGGAGGGCACCGACCGCTCGCTGGAGGTGTGCCTGCGCTCCATCGGCGGCAGCGACGAGATCGCGGAGGCGCTGCGGGGGCTGGGGGAGGAGTACGCGGCGGTGCTCGCCACGCTCTCCGATTCCGATACCGGGACCTTGCGGGGCGATCTGGCGCTGTCCTGGCTGCTGGGAATTGGCCTGATGCGTGTGGTGGTCGGCAAGGAGCCGCTGGCGAGCGCCGACCCCGACACGGTGTGCCGGCTCGTGGTGGGCGCCCTGGGCGGCCTGTTGGAGAGCCTGCCGCGGACCGACGGGGCGGTGGCCGGGGAGAGCGGCCGGATTCCGGAGTGA
- a CDS encoding cytochrome P450: MTTADTAPLSYPFNVPESLELAEEYEHARNRPGLLKVRMTYGEPAWLVTRYAEARFVLGDQRFSRAEAVRHDEPRQSEGQRDSGILGMDPPDHTRLRTLVAKAFTVRQVEKLRPQVKQLANDLLDELAAAGPPADLVDRYALPIPVAVICRLLGVPAEDRPRFRVWSDAALSTSSLTAAEFDANQEELRAYMRQLIEQHRRAPQDDLMTALIDARDVNDRLSELELVDLCVGILVAGHETTATQIPNFVLALLDHPGQLALLREKPELIGQAVEELLRFVPLGSGASQPRYATEDVEVGGTLVRAGTPVLVAVGAANRDALRFDSPGTLDISRAGTQHLGFGHGVHHCLGAPLARLELQEALIALITRFPELRLAGDVVWKSEMLVRGPRVMPVGW, translated from the coding sequence TTGACCACAGCCGACACAGCACCCCTCTCCTACCCCTTCAATGTCCCCGAGAGCCTTGAGCTTGCCGAGGAGTACGAGCACGCCCGCAACCGTCCGGGGCTGCTGAAAGTCCGGATGACGTACGGCGAGCCGGCCTGGCTCGTGACCCGGTACGCCGAGGCCCGGTTCGTCCTCGGCGATCAGCGCTTCAGCCGCGCCGAGGCCGTCCGGCACGACGAGCCCCGGCAGTCCGAAGGGCAGCGCGACAGCGGCATCCTGGGCATGGACCCGCCCGACCACACCCGGCTGCGCACCCTGGTGGCCAAGGCGTTCACCGTCCGGCAGGTCGAAAAGCTCAGGCCGCAGGTCAAGCAACTGGCGAACGACCTGCTCGACGAGCTCGCGGCGGCCGGGCCGCCCGCCGACCTGGTGGACCGTTACGCGCTGCCCATCCCCGTCGCGGTGATCTGCCGCCTGCTCGGTGTCCCGGCCGAGGACCGGCCGCGGTTCCGGGTCTGGAGTGACGCCGCCCTGTCGACAAGTTCCCTCACCGCGGCGGAATTCGACGCCAATCAAGAAGAACTCCGCGCCTACATGCGGCAGTTGATCGAGCAGCACCGGCGCGCGCCACAGGACGATCTGATGACGGCGCTCATCGACGCCCGGGACGTCAACGACCGGCTGTCCGAACTCGAACTCGTCGACCTCTGCGTCGGCATCCTGGTAGCCGGGCACGAGACCACCGCCACTCAGATTCCCAACTTCGTGCTGGCGCTGCTGGACCACCCGGGCCAGCTCGCCCTGCTGCGCGAAAAGCCGGAGCTGATCGGCCAGGCCGTGGAGGAACTCCTGCGTTTCGTACCGCTCGGCAGCGGTGCGAGCCAGCCCCGTTACGCGACGGAGGACGTCGAGGTCGGCGGGACGCTGGTGCGGGCCGGCACCCCGGTCCTGGTGGCGGTGGGCGCGGCCAACCGGGATGCCCTGCGTTTCGACTCACCGGGGACGCTGGACATCTCGCGGGCCGGAACCCAGCACCTCGGGTTCGGTCACGGGGTCCATCACTGTCTGGGCGCGCCGCTGGCCCGGCTGGAACTCCAGGAGGCGCTGATCGCCCTGATCACCCGCTTCCCGGAACTGCGGCTGGCGGGCGATGTGGTGTGGAAGAGCGAAATGCTGGTGCGCGGCCCGCGGGTCATGCCGGTGGGGTGGTGA